In the Helianthus annuus cultivar XRQ/B chromosome 11, HanXRQr2.0-SUNRISE, whole genome shotgun sequence genome, one interval contains:
- the LOC110896723 gene encoding dual specificity protein kinase zak2-like: MTTTIPKFAHLQIPLEDVVKATDNFHHDNIIGGGGLGHVYKGQLQRSGELITISALRLDRKHGGGVVEFWTEVSMLSDLKHPNTVSIVGFCDEKHEKIIVTTYEAKNGSLKEHLSNPNLTWTQRLKICVGVARALSYLHYDEGRGYGIIHLNINSSTILLDENWEPKLSGFKVSIKQSLNRMDRVILSEPIGTIGYVDPEIEKTKGVTYKSDIYSFGVVLFEILCGRKAFVPKDANRLLAPLAIHQYEKEMLKEIIHTALRNQMSPHSLEIYSKVAYSCINGERTNRMDTNNIVNELEKAVESHEDFQLQQVQQVQRLNLIENLKHLKIHLRDIKLATDDFSDTYKIGETTYCNLYRATFDYEKTSAIEAMNKGEPLKGHNIVLIKRILSRDDEQGEGAFFTELEMLSSVKHHNIITLLGFCVEGSEMILVTENISNRYLGDHLGNVNDMHILTWEKRLKICIDVAHALNYLHSEMDAQKMIINRDIKSDNIGLDENLRAKIVEFGLSVFLPPNRNGEALHLTNIVGTNYYIDPEYEMSGTLKRESDVYSFGVVLLEILCGRLAYYPIYHREGDKGLVSMARQSYNTGTLENIIDHIIMEEIGESSFIPNKGPNKGSLEIYIEIANQCVAESQDERPTMKVVVKELEKALFFQMSQEDRVQRPEIDHVVSKLEKTLELRLNEENNHEEQTQRPNTAQVIAKPKKASELRSTHDILNIKDRQRYSTITGEFQRSPPEIIKLKTTGFQWTAKQRKV, encoded by the exons ATGACAACAACAATCCCCAAGTTTGCTCACTTACAAATCCCACTTGAAGACGTAGTAAAGGCCACCGACAACTTTCATCATGATAACATCATCGGAGGCGGTGGATTGGGACATGTATACAAAGGACAACTCCAGCGGTCCGGGGAGTTGATCACCATTTCTGCGCTGAGGTTAGATCGCAAGCACGGTGGAGGAGTCGTCGAGTTCTGGACCGAAGTTTCAATGCTTTCTGATCTCAAGCATCCAAATACAGTCTCTATTGTCGGATTTTGTGATGAAAAACATGAGAAGATCATTGTGACCACGTATGAGGCCAAAAATGGAAGTCTCAAGGAGCATCTAAGCAACCCGAACCTCACATGGACGCAAAGATTGAAGATATGTGTAGGCGTGGCTCGTGCGTTGAGTTACCTCCATTATGACGAGGGACGTGGCTATGGTATTATACATCTTAATATCAATAGCTCAACAATTTTATTAGATGAGAACTGGGAACCGAAGTTATCCGGTTTTAAAGTTTCCATCAAACAATCACTTAACCGAATGGACCGGGTCATCCTTTCTGAACCTATTGGCACAATAGGGTATGTGGACCCGGAAATTGAAAAGACCAAAGGTGTGACCTACAAGTCGGACATCTACTCATTCGGTGTCGTCTTATTCGAGATTTTGTGCGGGAGGAAAGCATTTGTTCCGAAGGATGCTAATAGGTTACTAGCTCCATTGGCCATACATCAGTATGAAAAAGAAATGCTAAAGGAGATAATCCATACTGCTCTGCGGAATCAAATGTCCCCGCATTCACTCGAAATATACTCAAAAGTAGCATATTCTTGCATAAATGGGGAGCGAACAAACCGTATGGATACAAACAATATTGTCAACGAACTTGAGAAAGCAGTGGAATCTCATGAAgattttcaacttcaacaagttcaACAAGTTCAACGTTTAAATCTT ATAGAGAACTTGAAACACTTGAAGATTCATCTTCGTGATATAAAATTGGCCACGGATGATTTTTCAGACACATACAAAATTGGAGAAACAACATATTGTAATTTGTATAGAGCAACTTTTGATTATGAAAAAACTTCTGCCATAGAAGCGATGAATAAAGGTGAACCACTCAAGGGACACAATATTGTACTTATAAAACGCATACTTTCTAGAGACGACGAGCAAGGAGAGGGGGCATTTTTCACAGAACTTGAAATGCTTTCTAGTGTTAAGCATCATAACATAATCACTCTACTTGGATTTTGTGTTGAAGGTTCGGAGATGATCCTTGTCACTGAGAATATTTCCAATAGATACCTTGGTGATCATTTGGGAAACGTCAATGACATGCATATTTTGACGTGGGAAAAACGTTTGAAAATTTGCATTGATGTTGCACACGCATTGAACTACCTTCACTCAGAGATGGATGCCCAAAAGATGATAATAAACCGTGATATAAAGAGTGACAACATTGGGTTAGACGAGAATTTGAGGGCAAAGATTGTTGAGTTTGGGCTTTCTGTATTCTTGCCTCCAAATCGAAATGGTGAAGCTCTGCATCTCACAAACATTGTTGGCACAAATTACTACATAGATCCAGAATATGAGATGAGTGGTACGCTAAAAAGAGAGTCAGATGTTTATAGTTTTGGAGTAGTTTTGTTGGAAATTTTATGCGGAAGACTAGCCTATTACCCGATTTACCATAGGGAGGGTGACAAAGGGCTAGTATCTATGGCAAGACAAAGTTACAACACTGGAACACTAGAGAACATAATAGATCATATAATAATGGAAGAAATTGGTGAAAGCAGTTTTATTCCTAATAAAGGACCCAACAAGGGTTCTCTGGAAATATATATTGAAATTGCAAATCAGTGTGTAGCAGAAAGTCAAGACGAACGTCCAACTATGAAAGTCGTCGTTAAGGAACTTGAGAAAGCATTATTTTTTCAAATGAGCCAG GAGGATCGAGTGCAACGCCCAGAAATAGACCACGTTGTCAGTAAACTTGAGAAAACATTGGAACTTCGGTTGAATGAAGAGAACAATCAT GAGGAGCAAACACAACGTCCAAATACGGCCCAAGTAATTGCTAAACCTAAGAAAGCATCAGAGCTTCGATCAACGCATGACATACTA AATATCAAAGATCGCCAGAGATATTCAACAATCACCGGAGAATTTCAACGGTCACCGCCGGAAATAATCAAGCTAAAAACGACGGGATTTCAG TGGACAGCAAAGCAAAGAAAAGTGTGA